A genomic window from Arthrobacter globiformis includes:
- the rpmB gene encoding 50S ribosomal protein L28 has protein sequence MAAHCQVTGAEPGFGHSISHSHRRNKRRFDPNIQKKRYWVPSLRRNVTLQVSAKGIKTIDVRGIDVVVADILARGVKL, from the coding sequence ATGGCAGCACACTGCCAGGTGACCGGAGCCGAGCCGGGCTTTGGACACAGCATTTCGCACTCGCACCGCCGCAACAAGCGCCGGTTCGACCCGAACATTCAGAAGAAGCGCTACTGGGTTCCGTCCCTGCGCCGTAATGTCACTCTGCAGGTCTCTGCAAAGGGCATCAAGACCATCGACGTACGCGGCATCGACGTTGTCGTCGCCGACATCCTGGCGCGAGGAGTGAAGCTCTAG
- a CDS encoding FMN-binding protein has product MRIRAAVSAALASAGILLVGWQSGVHVADTRSAVAAAATGNQASGAGTTDSSGTASSGAAGAAAKAGGTYDGDVVQTRFGTVQVRITVKAGQITDVTALKLTDAEGRSAQISNYAAPILRSEVLQAQSADVQTVGGATVTSDAYLTSLQAALDAANL; this is encoded by the coding sequence GTGAGAATCAGAGCAGCAGTTTCAGCCGCCTTGGCTTCGGCCGGCATCCTCCTGGTCGGCTGGCAATCAGGTGTCCATGTGGCCGATACCCGCAGCGCGGTTGCGGCGGCAGCAACGGGAAACCAGGCTTCCGGGGCGGGAACCACAGACAGCAGCGGCACCGCGTCGTCGGGGGCCGCCGGTGCCGCGGCCAAGGCCGGCGGCACGTACGACGGCGATGTGGTCCAGACCCGCTTCGGCACCGTGCAGGTCCGGATCACCGTGAAGGCCGGGCAGATCACCGACGTCACGGCCCTGAAACTCACCGACGCCGAGGGCCGGTCCGCGCAGATCAGCAATTACGCCGCCCCCATTCTCCGCAGCGAGGTGCTCCAAGCACAGTCCGCCGACGTGCAGACCGTGGGTGGCGCCACCGTGACCAGCGACGCCTACCTCACCTCCCTCCAGGCAGCCCTCGATGCAGCAAACCTCTGA
- a CDS encoding ferredoxin reductase family protein: MNTQLLPSPGTGTPMRPDRRPAPLRDTGRFAGQHRRRLVRADALTVTSWSSLAASVALWLADGGLTPAASSAGLVTALGIVAGLAGMDLVLLMLLLAARIPFIDGAVGHDRALEFHRKLGKPSLYLLLAHGLLIAVGYGMAEGLDPVSEAVALWVLVPDMWLAFISLALFIAVVVTSLGAVRRRFPYEFWYAVHLLTYAAVLTSLPHQFSVGGLFAAGTWQRWYWLAICIATGAAVLYYRIIQPVRATFRHQLTVERVTSVAPGVVNIEMSGLQLGLLAGNGGRFFVWRFLAPGLWWHPHPFSLSAEPVHTGPDGHGRLRITVRDLGRGSAQLLRLRRGTKVAIEGPYGLFSTAARSKDRVVMIGAGIGITPLRALLETTPFVPGQATVLLRGHSSQELYLGEEILELCRQRGATLFHLTGGRDPGSPGSWLPAAEHRAGYALADYVPEIAHADVYVCGPSRWAGNVLNAARAAGVHEDQLHHERFDW, encoded by the coding sequence ATGAACACACAGCTTTTGCCCTCCCCCGGGACCGGCACCCCGATGCGTCCGGACCGCCGGCCTGCTCCGCTTCGGGATACCGGCCGCTTCGCCGGGCAGCACCGGCGCAGACTCGTCCGGGCCGATGCCCTGACGGTGACGTCCTGGTCCTCGTTGGCCGCCTCGGTTGCGCTCTGGCTTGCCGACGGCGGCCTGACGCCGGCGGCCTCGTCTGCCGGACTGGTCACAGCGCTGGGCATTGTTGCCGGCCTTGCCGGCATGGACCTGGTGCTGCTCATGCTGCTGCTGGCTGCCAGGATCCCGTTCATCGACGGTGCGGTTGGGCATGACCGGGCGCTGGAGTTTCACCGGAAGCTCGGGAAACCCTCGCTGTACCTGCTGCTGGCCCACGGGCTCCTCATCGCCGTGGGCTACGGCATGGCAGAAGGGCTCGACCCGGTCAGCGAAGCTGTGGCGCTCTGGGTACTGGTGCCCGACATGTGGCTCGCGTTCATCTCCCTGGCACTCTTCATCGCAGTTGTTGTCACGTCCCTGGGGGCGGTCCGCCGGCGCTTCCCGTACGAATTCTGGTACGCCGTGCACCTGCTCACCTATGCTGCCGTGCTCACCTCGCTGCCGCACCAGTTCAGCGTGGGCGGGCTTTTCGCCGCAGGCACCTGGCAGCGCTGGTACTGGCTGGCCATCTGCATCGCCACCGGGGCCGCCGTGCTGTATTACCGGATCATCCAGCCTGTGCGGGCAACCTTCAGGCATCAACTCACAGTTGAGCGCGTCACCTCCGTGGCCCCAGGAGTGGTCAACATCGAAATGAGCGGCCTGCAGCTCGGTTTGCTGGCCGGCAACGGCGGGAGGTTCTTCGTCTGGCGCTTCCTCGCCCCGGGGCTGTGGTGGCATCCGCATCCGTTCAGCCTGTCTGCGGAGCCGGTGCACACCGGACCTGACGGGCACGGGCGGCTGCGGATCACGGTTCGCGATCTCGGCCGGGGCTCGGCACAACTGCTAAGGCTGCGGCGCGGAACGAAGGTCGCCATAGAAGGGCCGTACGGGCTCTTCAGCACCGCCGCGCGTAGCAAGGACCGCGTGGTCATGATCGGCGCCGGCATCGGCATTACGCCGTTGCGGGCCCTCCTCGAAACCACCCCTTTCGTCCCTGGCCAGGCGACGGTTCTGCTCCGCGGGCACAGCAGCCAGGAGCTCTACCTGGGCGAGGAAATCCTCGAACTGTGCCGGCAGCGCGGCGCCACCCTGTTCCACCTGACCGGCGGACGGGACCCCGGCTCACCTGGCAGCTGGCTTCCGGCCGCCGAACACCGCGCCGGGTATGCGCTGGCGGACTACGTTCCGGAAATCGCCCACGCCGACGTCTATGTGTGCGGTCCCTCACGGTGGGCAGGCAACGTCCTGAACGCCGCCCGCGCCGCTGGCGTCCACGAAGATCAGCTCCATCACGAAAGGTTTGACTGGTGA